The Pseudonocardia sp. HH130630-07 DNA window ATCTCGGCCGGGGTCTCGAAGTGCGGACCCGGCAGCCCGGCGTACACGCCCTCGACCAGCGACGGGTCCAGCTCACGGGCGACGGTGCGCAGCCGCGCGGAGTAGGCGTCGGTGAGGTCGACGAAGTGGGCGCCCTGCAGCGGCGAGCGGCCGAGCAGGTTGAGGTGGTCGGCGATCAGCACCGGCTGGCCGACCGAGAGCCCCTCGGTGATCCCGCCCGCCGCGTTGGTGAGCACGACGGTGCGGACCCCGGCGGCGGCCGCGGTCCGGACCCCGTGCACGACCGGGTCGATGCCGTGGCCCTCGTAGAGGTGGGTACGGCCGAGCAGCACCAGCACCCTGCGGTCCCCGATCCGCAGCGAGCGGGCGGTGCCGCCGTGGCCCACCGCGGCGGGCGGGACGAACCCCGGCAGCTCGGCGAGCGGGACCTCCTCGCCGGCACCGAGGACGTCGGCGGCCGGTCGCCAGCCCGAACCGAGCACGACCGCGACGTCGTGGGCCGGGACACCGGTCCGCCGCCCGAGCTCGGCGGCGGCGTCCTGCGCGAGAGTGACGGGATCGGCCATGCCACCACCCTAATCCGGCCCGTCCCGCCCCTCCCCTCCTCTTCCTCCCTTTCCCCACTCATGGAGCTTCAGCACGGTCACACGAGGCCGAAGCTCCATGAGTGGACCCGGCGGCCGGGTGCGGTTCCCCCATGATCGGGGAGGCATCAGCTATAAGGGGTAGCGATGCCAGAGGTACGGAAGCGCTACGACCGGGAGTTCCGTGACGGAGCGGTCCGGGTCGTGGAGGAGACGGGCAAGCCGATCGCCCAGGTCGCCCGTGACCTGGGGGTCAACGAGGGCACGCTGGGCAACTGGGTGGCCCGTGCACGAGAGGCCCGCGAGGACACCGAGGGCCTGTCTCGCGGCGGCGTCGAGGAGCTCAAGCGGCTGCGCGCGGAGAACGCCGAGCTGCGGATGGAGCGTGATGTCCTCAAGCGATCCGTGGTCCTGTGGGTCAAGGAG harbors:
- a CDS encoding purine-nucleoside phosphorylase, with amino-acid sequence MADPVTLAQDAAAELGRRTGVPAHDVAVVLGSGWRPAADVLGAGEEVPLAELPGFVPPAAVGHGGTARSLRIGDRRVLVLLGRTHLYEGHGIDPVVHGVRTAAAAGVRTVVLTNAAGGITEGLSVGQPVLIADHLNLLGRSPLQGAHFVDLTDAYSARLRTVARELDPSLVEGVYAGLPGPHFETPAEIRMLRTLGADLVGMSTVLETIAARAAGCEVVGISLVTNLAAGLSGQPLDHQEVLDAGQAAATRMGSLLRDLVQRV
- a CDS encoding transposase, producing the protein MPEVRKRYDREFRDGAVRVVEETGKPIAQVARDLGVNEGTLGNWVARAREAREDTEGLSRGGVEELKRLRAENAELRMERDVLKRSVVLWVKEATK